The stretch of DNA CCTGGTCGCCGGTCCTGGTGTAGATACGCGTCAGATTGACCATGCGGGCCAGGGTATCCGCGGGGCCTCGCGTATCGGGGTCCCTAGGTGTTCGCCTTTCCGCGCTTCGGTGTACGCCCCTGCCTGACGATGGTGTGCGCCCGTTCCGAACGGCGGCGCACGCCCGTTCCGAACGGCGGCGCACGCCCGCTCCGGACGTCGGCGCCCGCCCGTCCCGGGTCTCACGCCCCGGACCTGCGGAAGGCCCTGACCCCCACCGTCATGGCCAGGGCGGCGAACGCCAGGGCCACCAGCGCCCCGTAGAGCGTCGTCGGGCCGGTGCAGTCGCCCACATAGCCCGCCCGTACCGCGTCGACCAGATAGCGCAACGGCATCACGTGGGACAGGCCGTCCAGCCAGCCGGGGGCGAGGGACATCGGCAGCATCAGGCCGGAGAGCGGCATCGCGGGCATCGTCGCCGTGTTCACCACGGGAGCGAACTCCTGCGGCTTGGAGACCCGCATGGCCAGGCTGTACGAGAGCGAGGCGAGCGCCACCGTCGTGACGGCCACGAAGGCGAAGCCGATCAGCACGCCGCCGACAGGGGCCCGTAACCCCATGGCCAGGGCCGTCCCCACCAGCAGTACCGCCTGGAAGACCAGGAGCAGCGCGTCCCGCAGCACCCGGCCGAGGAGGAGCGCGAGCCGGCTGACCGGCGTCACAAGCATCCGCTCGACCACGCCTGTCTGCTTCTCGATGACGATCCCGAAACCGGTGAACAGCGCGCCGAAGAGGCTGAGCTGGAGCAGCAGCCCCGGCACGAGCACCTGCCAGGAGTCGCCCTCCGCGCCGAGCGGGAGTCCGGTCAGGAGCGGACCGAAGAGCAGCAGATACAGCATCGGCATGAGGATGCCGAAGAGCACCTGGAAGACGGAGGCGGTGGTCTGGCGTGCGTAGC from Streptomyces tsukubensis encodes:
- a CDS encoding ABC transporter permease; protein product: MSALLSDTALIFGRYARQTTASVFQVLFGILMPMLYLLLFGPLLTGLPLGAEGDSWQVLVPGLLLQLSLFGALFTGFGIVIEKQTGVVERMLVTPVSRLALLLGRVLRDALLLVFQAVLLVGTALAMGLRAPVGGVLIGFAFVAVTTVALASLSYSLAMRVSKPQEFAPVVNTATMPAMPLSGLMLPMSLAPGWLDGLSHVMPLRYLVDAVRAGYVGDCTGPTTLYGALVALAFAALAMTVGVRAFRRSGA